Proteins found in one Subtercola endophyticus genomic segment:
- a CDS encoding SDR family oxidoreductase, which yields MRVFVTGASGGIGSAVVPELISAGHEVLGLARSDRSAAVVEAAGAAVLRGSMDDAGILSAGARQSDGVIHLAFSNDFTNFEKGIAEERFAIDALGAALVETGKPFVIASGTPGVAGRASIESDPAVTEGPVGGRGRNAQAVLDLAQKGVRSAVVRLPRSVHERQVAYGFASMLIAAAQRTGVSGYIGDGSQRWPAVHRRDAATLFRLMIEQADPGTVVHAVADEGDAMRTLAEIIGRQLDVPTEPVAAETFGFLGAVFAVDQPSSSAWTRERFGWQPTHPSLIDDLEAGDYPAITR from the coding sequence ATGCGCGTTTTTGTCACAGGTGCCTCGGGAGGCATCGGCTCAGCCGTCGTGCCCGAACTCATCTCCGCCGGTCACGAGGTTCTCGGGCTTGCGCGGTCCGATCGCTCGGCCGCCGTCGTCGAGGCCGCGGGCGCGGCGGTACTTCGCGGGAGTATGGATGACGCGGGCATCCTCTCGGCCGGAGCCCGGCAGTCAGACGGGGTCATCCACCTCGCCTTCAGCAACGACTTCACCAATTTCGAGAAGGGCATCGCCGAAGAGCGCTTTGCGATCGACGCCCTCGGTGCCGCGCTCGTCGAGACGGGCAAGCCGTTCGTCATCGCCTCGGGCACGCCCGGCGTGGCGGGCCGGGCATCGATCGAGTCTGATCCGGCGGTGACCGAGGGGCCGGTCGGTGGGCGCGGCCGCAACGCTCAAGCCGTGCTCGATCTGGCTCAGAAGGGCGTGCGTTCAGCGGTCGTGCGGTTGCCCCGCTCGGTGCACGAGCGCCAGGTGGCCTACGGCTTCGCGAGCATGCTCATCGCGGCAGCACAGCGCACCGGCGTCTCCGGATACATCGGCGACGGCAGCCAGCGCTGGCCGGCCGTTCATCGCCGTGACGCCGCGACGCTCTTTCGCCTGATGATCGAGCAGGCCGACCCGGGCACGGTGGTGCACGCCGTCGCTGATGAAGGCGACGCGATGCGCACCCTCGCCGAGATCATCGGGCGACAACTCGACGTTCCGACGGAGCCTGTGGCCGCCGAGACGTTCGGCTTTCTCGGCGCAGTTTTCGCCGTCGATCAGCCTTCTTCGAGTGCCTGGACGCGAGAACGTTTCGGCTGGCAGCCCACCCACCCGAGTCTGATCGACGACCTCGAGGCTGGCGACTACCCCGCGATCACGCGCTGA
- a CDS encoding TetR/AcrR family transcriptional regulator — protein MPRWEPDARERFVVAALQLFSDQGYDNTTVAEIADRAGLTKSTFFRHFSDKREVLAAGQETLSKLLAEGITAAPADATPLGAVEAGLQHAAEAMTEFNRELAPRLAAVIATSRELQERNALKQVGMAAAMADALTKRGASESVATTAAELGVLAFKDAFAEWTAEGNVHELSELTRASLDRLRTAVTQLG, from the coding sequence ATGCCTCGTTGGGAACCAGATGCGCGCGAGCGGTTCGTCGTGGCGGCACTGCAGCTGTTCTCCGACCAGGGCTACGACAACACGACGGTCGCCGAGATCGCCGATCGGGCCGGGCTCACGAAGAGCACGTTCTTTCGCCACTTCAGCGACAAGCGCGAGGTGCTCGCCGCCGGGCAAGAGACCCTGTCGAAGCTGCTCGCCGAGGGCATCACCGCCGCCCCCGCCGACGCCACACCACTCGGAGCCGTCGAGGCCGGCCTGCAGCACGCCGCCGAGGCGATGACCGAATTCAACCGCGAACTCGCCCCCCGACTCGCCGCCGTCATCGCCACCAGCAGGGAGCTGCAAGAGCGCAACGCGCTGAAGCAGGTGGGCATGGCTGCTGCGATGGCGGATGCCCTCACGAAACGCGGGGCGTCAGAATCCGTCGCCACCACCGCCGCCGAACTCGGCGTGCTCGCGTTCAAAGACGCCTTCGCCGAGTGGACCGCCGAGGGCAATGTGCACGAGCTGTCCGAGCTCACCCGGGCATCCCTCGATCGGCTGCGCACAGCCGTCACTCAGTTGGGCTGA
- a CDS encoding ABC transporter permease translates to MSGSAKSASGSAQSTGASASSAGGSAQSLERKPRVSAYRRWYSTLHPSLQLIGLQLWLPLFFIVAFCLCYIAAFHSPHPHDVPVGVVGSSSEQLQTEFDTALPGVLSVRSFDTVEEAKAAVTTGQVAVAFDPSTSTIYKASAHQYQVAALLPAMITPVLAARAATGAPVPTVVDLAPLPSYDEYGTVSLYLMLAWCIGGYMVAMFIGLMGAPLKHRTRIAVIVVGGALISLITNVLAGPVIGAVHGHFGALFLIAWGWIVAIGLTVNGASYFAGRFIAVPAMVVFIFLSMPSSGAAYPSWFMPEPFAWLNNVVVGSGITEMLKRVLYGVGPGCARGITMMVSYAVVGLVLMFVGKHYLEWRRVKRVTSGRTTMFADANAANREFLIRQRDETLAKHHLVRTDTGTITTIPPEELAQLTPAAPSARAADEFDPEFDAHFDTDFDAEFDDSTSPNMFLGSSSGLEGEDPPSNRP, encoded by the coding sequence ATGAGCGGGTCAGCAAAGAGCGCGAGCGGATCGGCGCAGAGCACAGGCGCATCAGCATCGAGCGCGGGCGGATCAGCCCAGAGCCTGGAACGAAAGCCGCGAGTGAGCGCGTATCGCCGGTGGTATTCCACGTTGCATCCGTCGCTTCAGCTCATCGGATTGCAGTTGTGGCTGCCGTTGTTCTTCATCGTGGCGTTCTGCCTCTGCTACATTGCTGCGTTTCACTCGCCGCATCCGCATGATGTGCCCGTCGGGGTGGTCGGTTCGTCAAGCGAACAGTTGCAGACCGAGTTCGATACCGCTCTACCCGGAGTGCTCTCCGTTCGCTCGTTCGACACGGTCGAGGAGGCGAAGGCGGCGGTGACGACGGGGCAGGTGGCGGTCGCGTTCGACCCGAGCACCTCGACCATCTACAAGGCATCGGCGCATCAGTATCAGGTGGCCGCGCTGTTGCCTGCGATGATCACGCCAGTTCTCGCTGCCCGCGCGGCGACCGGCGCCCCCGTGCCGACCGTCGTCGATCTCGCGCCGCTGCCCTCGTACGACGAGTACGGAACGGTGTCGTTGTACCTGATGCTCGCGTGGTGCATCGGCGGATATATGGTGGCCATGTTCATCGGCCTGATGGGCGCACCGCTGAAACATCGCACCCGTATCGCGGTGATCGTGGTGGGGGGCGCGCTCATCTCGCTCATCACGAATGTTCTCGCCGGGCCGGTCATCGGCGCTGTGCACGGGCACTTCGGGGCGCTGTTTCTCATCGCCTGGGGCTGGATCGTGGCTATCGGCCTCACGGTGAACGGCGCGAGCTATTTCGCGGGCCGGTTCATTGCGGTGCCGGCGATGGTCGTGTTCATCTTTTTGTCGATGCCGTCGTCGGGGGCGGCGTATCCGTCGTGGTTCATGCCCGAACCGTTCGCCTGGCTGAACAATGTGGTGGTCGGCAGCGGAATCACCGAGATGCTCAAGCGCGTTCTCTACGGGGTCGGCCCTGGGTGCGCGCGCGGCATCACGATGATGGTGTCGTACGCGGTCGTGGGCCTGGTGCTGATGTTCGTCGGCAAGCACTACCTCGAGTGGCGTCGGGTGAAGCGGGTGACGTCGGGGCGCACGACGATGTTCGCCGACGCGAACGCCGCGAATCGTGAGTTTCTCATTCGCCAGCGTGACGAGACGCTGGCCAAACACCATCTGGTGCGAACCGACACCGGAACCATCACGACGATTCCTCCCGAAGAGCTCGCTCAGCTCACGCCGGCCGCGCCTTCCGCCCGGGCCGCGGATGAGTTCGACCCGGAGTTCGACGCGCACTTCGACACGGACTTCGACGCCGAGTTCGACGACTCGACCTCGCCGAACATGTTTCTCGGCTCGTCGAGCGGGCTCGAGGGTGAAGATCCACCCAGCAACAGACCCTAG
- a CDS encoding GAF and ANTAR domain-containing protein produces MPGHDAFLKAVFDLSAAGAAGTNLCLPFVEGLPIIRAAISTLGDPFGSETVCASDDEAARLDELQIDLGEGPCWQALSSRRPVIEPDIQNSPNPDWPTLSASIQDAGVRAVFAFPLLVGSLRVGAVDLYADTVGTLTPGEIDDAATLAGIAARHIVSGALERNALEQPPSVFSRREVHQATGMVLTQLGVSAADALLIIRAHAFAEGLTVREVAATIVDRRLIFGHGSTPNGT; encoded by the coding sequence ATGCCGGGCCATGACGCATTCCTCAAGGCCGTCTTCGACCTGAGTGCCGCCGGGGCAGCAGGAACGAATCTCTGCCTGCCCTTCGTCGAAGGTCTGCCGATCATCCGCGCCGCCATCTCGACCCTCGGCGACCCGTTCGGGTCTGAAACGGTGTGCGCCAGCGACGATGAGGCGGCGCGCCTGGATGAACTGCAGATCGACCTCGGCGAAGGCCCGTGCTGGCAGGCCCTGTCGTCGCGGCGGCCGGTGATCGAGCCCGATATCCAGAACTCGCCGAACCCCGATTGGCCGACTCTTTCGGCAAGCATTCAAGATGCCGGAGTGCGCGCGGTGTTCGCGTTTCCGCTCCTTGTCGGGTCGCTGCGAGTCGGCGCCGTAGATCTGTACGCCGACACCGTCGGCACCCTCACACCGGGCGAAATCGACGATGCGGCGACGCTCGCTGGCATCGCCGCCCGGCATATCGTGTCGGGAGCGCTCGAGCGAAACGCGCTCGAACAGCCGCCGTCGGTGTTCTCCCGGCGCGAAGTGCACCAGGCCACGGGAATGGTGCTGACGCAGCTCGGCGTCTCGGCAGCGGATGCACTGCTGATCATCCGGGCACACGCCTTCGCCGAGGGGCTGACGGTGCGCGAGGTGGCGGCGACGATCGTCGACCGCAGGCTGATATTCGGCCATGGCTCCACACCGAACGGAACGTAA